A genomic window from Silene latifolia isolate original U9 population chromosome 11, ASM4854445v1, whole genome shotgun sequence includes:
- the LOC141611454 gene encoding putative disease resistance protein RGA1, with protein MATGVVITVTEKLFTVLTSQEFKEICAMFGYESQLDELAVTVSTIKAVLLDADLKHQELTHGGREFIERLKDAVYDVDDVLDEFNTMVLKAKKKNGGKTLKKVRRFFSRSNQFLVAFNMSREIKKLREKLDNISKNRQQFGFSDVFVPPKQRKETGSYARDDSIIGREADKAAIMGVMLGQSDPQPDIQENVNFATIVGMGGLGKTALAQLVYNDEKVKNEFKVRSWVCVSNEFGMEQIFAKMIGKNVGIGVEELQTEVRNLIEGRKYLLVLDDVWDENHNKWVELRDFLMLGGKGSRVLITSRSKAVARAIGNNHTYELQGLSDEHSWLLFKKMAFETGKLPLDHELVDMGKDIVKKCANVPLSIRVVGSLLYGQHKSKWLSFNSIDLRKLGSSEDGQAEDGIMPILKYSYFHLSPSLKSCFSYCALFPKDFEIRKYTLIWLWMAHGCLDLLNDGRSIEDVGDEYFSILLHRCFFQEVREDGYGNINTCKMHDLIHDLAQEVAGQESFALQTATFQFKQKIRHLSISNDGCKLLTRPGDRFGEMKKLRSLCHNFDQSFYPEANVSNVDTICSNLRSLRVLDLAFFELKTLPSSIGNLSHLRYLDLSLNDSLEILPESITKLQNLQVLNLMHSGVKELPKGLRKLHNLRHLVLTYCTKLTHMPVGMDTMTGLMTLSKFVVASKTCKHGKTGRLEDLRSLVHLTGTLEIVFKSGFCYELANDREGLLSNKVHLRNIAIRWEDDPDNEYSVGAVHEKLLEGLRPHCNIMGIEISGYKGIKIPSWVGSLATFFPCLIRVALSGFDWLYNLHSLGKLVHLKVLELSSMPIVELTESDDNTTVSDTMSTVPDGLPLFRSLEKLLLKRLPKLNGLTSVRSFPRLHKLVIEDCPSMTAIPHCPSLNDLRLVGVNEDFRFTGNHKVDPISSSLASLDLLPHPNDDSSCDSTYYLKFLSIDKVGLVNLIFGESLKGIDFLTLRGLNQESLSAAADLFQKHASSIRDLELTYCHGLKSLCGGGIEHLTNLRYLCIDDSDGLDLGKLEELKPLKNLSQLTISVPKLIHLPEGLQHLTTLRTLRICDCKLESLPEWLSSLPFLSLLWLQSCMELKSLPEAIRHMPSLRELRVWYCKGLTDRCREPDGQDWPKISHIHILSVMTDW; from the coding sequence ATGGCTACCGGAGTCGTGATCACTGTCACTGAGAAGCTTTTCACTGTCCTGACAAGTCAAGAGTTCAAAGAAATATGCGCCATGTTTGGGTATGAATCCCAACTTGATGAGCTAGCTGTCACTGTTTCCACCATTAAGGCTGTTCTCCTTGACGCCGACTTGAAGCACCAAGAGCTCACCCATGGTGGCCGAGAGTTCATTGAGAGGCTTAAGGATGCTGTCTACGATGTTGATGATGTGCTTGATGAGTTCAACACCATGGTTCTCAAGGCGAAGAAAAAAAATGGTGGCAAAACCCTAAAGAAGGTACGACGTTTCTTTTCCAGATCTAATCAGTTCCTTGTCGCTTTTAATATGTCCCGTGAAATTAAGAAGCTTAGGGAAAAGTTGGATAATATTTCCAAAAATCGTCAACAGTTTGGGTTTAGTGATGTTTTTGTGCCTCCTAAGCAAAGAAAGGAGACGGGTTCATATGCGAGGGATGATAGCATTATTGGAAGAGAAGCCGACAAGGCAGCCATTATGGGGGTGATGCTAGGTCAGTCGGATCCTCAACCTGATATTCAAGAGAATGTTAACTTTGCCACTATTGTAGGGATGGGGGGATTGGGGAAAACCGCTCTTGCCCAACTTGTGTACAATGATGAGAAAGTTAAGAATGAATTTAAAGTGAGGTCCTGGGTTTGTGTGTCTAACGAATTTGGCATGGAACAAATCTTTGCTAAGATGATTGGGAAGAATGTTGGGATTGGAGTGGAAGAGCTACAAACAGAAGTCCGAAACCTAATCGAGGGAAGGAAGTATTTGCTTGTTCTAGATGATGTTTGGGATGAAAATCATAACAAATGGGTTGAACTAAGAGACTTTTTGATGCTAGGTGGAAAGGGGAGTAGAGTACTGATAACTAGCCGCTCGAAAGCAGTTGCAAGAGCCATAGGCAACAATCATACTTATGAGTTGCAAGGTCTCTCGGATGAGCATTCTTGGCTATTGTTTAAGAAAATGGCTTTTGAGACGGGGAAACTGCCATTAGACCATGAACTTGTTGACATGGGAAAGGACATTGTTAAGAAATGCGCAAATGTTCCTCTCTCGATAAGGGTTGTGGGTAGCCTGCTCTATGGACAACATAAGAGCAAGTGGTTATCATTTAATAGTATAGACTTGAGAAAGTTGGGAAGTAGCGAGGATGGCCAAGCTGAGGATGGCATAATGCCTATACTGAAGTACAGCTACTTTCATCTTAGTCCCTCATTGAAGAGTTGTTTTAGCTATTGTGCTCTCTTTCCTAAGGATTTTGAAATAAGAAAATACACCCTGATTTGGCTGTGGATGGCTCACGGTTGTCTTGACCTATTAAATGATGGGCGAAGCATAGAAGATGTCGGTGACGAGTACTTTTCAATTTTACTTCACAGATGTTTTTTTCAAGAAGTTAGAGAGGATGGCTATGGtaatattaatacttgtaaaatgcATGATTTGATACATGATCTTGCTCAAGAAGTTGCAGGTCAAGAGTCATTTGCACTACAAACTGCTACATTCCAATTTAAGCAGAAAATTCGCCATCTATCAATTAGCAATGATGGGTGTAAGCTCTTGACTAGACCCGGAGATCGTTTTGGTGAGATGAAGAAGTTACGTTCATTGTGTCACAATTTTGATCAAAGTTTCTATCCAGAAGCTAATGTATCAAATGTTGACACTATTTGTTCAAATCTTAGGAGTTTGAGGGTGTTAGACTTGGCTTTTTTTGAGCTAAAAACCTTGCCTAGTTCCATAGGTAATTTATCGCATTTAAGGTATCTTGATCTTTCTTTGAATGACAGTTTAGAGATTCTCCCCGAGTCAATTACCAAACTTCAGAATTTGCAAGTATTGAACTTGATGCATTCTGGTGTAAAGGAATTACCAAAGGGCTTGAGAAAACTTCACAATCTTAGGCACTTGGTCTTAACTTACTGCACCAAATTGACTCATATGCCTGTTGGGATGGATACTATGACCGGTCTTATGACTTTGAGTAAGTTTGTTGTGGCCAGCAAAACTTGCAAGCATGGCAAGACAGGCCGTTTAGAAGATTTGAGAAGCCTCGTGCATCTCACTGGGACTCTTGAAATCGTTTTTAAAAGCGGGTTTTGTTATGAGTTGGCAAACGATAGGGAAGGTTTGCTGAGCAACAAGGTACATCTCCGAAATATCGCAATACGGTGGGAAGATGACCCTGATAATGAATACAGCGTAGGAGCTGTCCATGAGAAATTGTTGGAAGGCCTCCGCCCTCATTGTAATATAATGGGGATTGAAATTTCGGGGTACAAAGGCATCAAAATACCGAGTTGGGTGGGATCATTGGCAACGTTCTTCCCATGTCTTATTAGAGTTGCACTAAGTGGTTTTGATTGGTTATATAATCTACATTCACTTGGTaaacttgtccacctcaaagttCTTGAACTCTCATCTATGCCCATAGTGGAGCTTACAGAGAGTGATGACAACACTACAGTTTCTGATACAATGTCAACAGTACCAGATGGATTACCATTGTTCCGGTCTCTTGAGAAGCTTCTGCTTAAAAGGCTCCCCAAGTTAAACGGACTAACTTCTGTCCGATCATTTCCTCGCCTCCATAAATTGGTAATAGAGGACTGCCCAAGCATGACAGCTATTCCTCATTGCCCTAGTCTCAATGATTTGCGGTTAGTTGGAGTAAACGAAGATTTCAGGTTTACAGGTAACCACAAAGTTGACCCTATCTCTTCCAGCTTGGCTTCCCTTGACTTGTTACCCCATCCTAATGATGATTCTTCCTGTGATTCAACTTACTATTTGAAATTTCTGAGTATAGATAAGGTGGGACTTGTTAACTTGATATTTGGCGAGTCTCTGAAAGGTATAGATTTCCTCACCCTACGTGGCTTAAACCAGGAGAGCTTGTCAGCAGCTGCAGATTTATTCCAAAAACACGCCTCTTCAATTAGAGACCTAGAGCTTACATATTGTCATGGGCTAAAGAGTTTGTGCGGAGGAGGAATAGAGCATCTCACTAATCTAAGATACCTCTGCATCGATGACTCTGATGGATTAGACTTGGGAAAGTTAGAAGAGTTAAAACCCCTTAAAAACCTCAGCCAGTTAACCATATCGGTCCCCAAGTTGATACATTTGCCAGAGGGGTTACAGCACCTGACTACTCTTCGAACTCTCCGAATTTGTGATTGCAAGTTAGAATCTTTGCCGGAATGGCTTTCCTCCCTCCCTTTTCTGAGCTTGCTGTGGTTACAGTCCTGCATGGAACTTAAATCATTGCCAGAAGCAATTCGCCACATGCCTTCCCTCCGAGAACTTCGAGTCTGGTACTGTAAAGGCTTGACAGATAGATGCAGAGAACCAGATGGTCAAGACTGGCCAAAAATAAGCCATATCCACATTTTGAGTGTCATGACAGACTGGTAG